One part of the Methanofastidiosum sp. genome encodes these proteins:
- a CDS encoding TIGR00375 family protein codes for MINVDFHIHSMYSGGTSNNMEIPVIAEQSKFKGLNTIGSGDCLNKNWLNHFVSSVTKIDDGTFEHKSGMRFILTTEVEDQRRVHHVILFPSLSSVEEFRNIIKDKSPNIDTDGRCNINLGGDQLLDIVNKIDGLIGPSHAFTPWTSIYKEYDSLEECYKTKNIPFLELGLSADAQMADCISELKDVTFMTNSDAHSPWPHRIGREFNRLKVKDNNYDEIIKAIKRRGGNEFVLNVGIDPDLGKYHMTACTRCYKKYTIENAIEIKNRCSCGGLIKKGVADRIKELHDQEVTHPEHRPKYIKTIPLAEILVQTLGLASVNSKKVQDLWKILVQSFKNEINVLIVTPREEIEKVAGEKVAQAIVDFREGNIYIEPGGGGMYGKVHLNKKKNNQSSLDGFL; via the coding sequence ATGATAAATGTCGATTTTCATATTCATTCAATGTATTCTGGAGGTACTTCCAATAACATGGAAATCCCTGTTATTGCAGAACAGTCAAAATTTAAGGGATTAAACACAATAGGGTCTGGGGATTGCCTCAATAAGAACTGGCTTAATCATTTTGTTTCTTCAGTAACCAAAATAGATGATGGTACATTTGAGCATAAAAGTGGGATGAGATTCATCCTGACTACAGAAGTAGAAGATCAAAGGAGAGTCCACCACGTCATTTTATTCCCTTCTCTATCATCTGTTGAAGAGTTTCGTAATATAATAAAAGATAAATCCCCAAATATAGACACTGATGGAAGATGCAATATAAACCTGGGAGGAGACCAGCTCTTAGACATAGTCAACAAAATAGATGGATTAATTGGGCCATCTCATGCTTTTACTCCATGGACTTCAATATACAAAGAATATGATTCCCTTGAAGAGTGCTATAAGACTAAAAATATACCTTTCCTTGAACTTGGCCTTTCTGCTGATGCTCAGATGGCTGACTGTATATCGGAGTTGAAAGATGTCACGTTCATGACCAACTCAGATGCCCATTCGCCATGGCCGCATAGAATTGGTAGAGAATTCAACAGACTAAAGGTAAAGGACAATAACTACGATGAAATAATTAAGGCCATTAAAAGACGTGGAGGAAATGAATTTGTTCTAAATGTCGGTATAGATCCTGATCTTGGAAAATACCACATGACCGCATGTACAAGATGCTATAAAAAATACACAATTGAAAATGCAATCGAAATAAAGAACAGGTGTAGTTGTGGAGGTCTGATAAAAAAAGGCGTTGCAGATAGAATAAAAGAATTGCATGATCAAGAAGTTACTCATCCCGAACACAGACCTAAATACATCAAAACTATTCCTCTCGCAGAAATTTTAGTTCAGACACTTGGCCTTGCTTCAGTAAATTCAAAAAAAGTCCAAGATCTCTGGAAGATATTGGTTCAGTCATTCAAAAATGAGATAAATGTTCTTATTGTTACCCCGAGAGAGGAAATAGAAAAAGTCGCCGGTGAAAAAGTTGCTCAGGCAATAGTTGATTTCAGAGAAGGCAATATCTATATAGAACCAGGCGGAGGGGGGATGTACGGTAAGGTGCATCTAAATAAAAAGAAGAATAATCAATCTAGTTTAGATGGATTTTTATAG
- a CDS encoding FAD-dependent oxidoreductase, whose product MDVFDVAILGGGPAGISAGIYAARFKLNAVVISNSLGGTAQTAHLIENYPGFGVISGFELMQKFKDHLKSFEIPVIEKHVYSASKENDIFTIKLTDEEVKAKCILIATGTKRRKLGVPGEAQFYGKGVSYCVTCDAFFYRDKTVAVVGGSDAANMAAILLASMAKKVYVIYRKEKLRGELVWIERVITNPKIEVLYNSNVVEITGKEFVEGVKLEDGREISVDGVFVEIGSIPECCCANDLGIEITQKGYIQVDASQKTNVDGVYAAGDVTSGSNGFQQIVTAASEGVIAIKSIFDDMEKSKVTLWKKE is encoded by the coding sequence ATGGACGTTTTTGATGTTGCTATTCTTGGAGGGGGGCCAGCTGGGATTTCAGCAGGCATTTATGCTGCAAGATTTAAATTAAATGCTGTTGTGATATCTAATTCTTTGGGCGGTACTGCACAGACTGCACATCTCATAGAAAATTATCCTGGTTTTGGAGTAATATCTGGTTTTGAATTGATGCAGAAATTTAAAGATCATCTAAAAAGTTTTGAGATCCCTGTGATAGAAAAACATGTTTATTCTGCAAGTAAAGAAAATGACATATTCACAATAAAATTAACAGATGAAGAAGTAAAAGCAAAATGCATTCTTATTGCAACAGGTACTAAAAGAAGAAAGCTGGGAGTTCCTGGAGAAGCTCAGTTTTATGGAAAAGGGGTAAGCTACTGCGTTACATGTGACGCCTTTTTCTACAGGGATAAGACTGTGGCTGTTGTTGGAGGAAGTGATGCGGCAAATATGGCCGCTATACTTCTTGCTTCAATGGCAAAAAAAGTTTATGTTATTTATAGAAAAGAAAAGCTAAGAGGGGAATTAGTCTGGATTGAGAGAGTTATAACAAATCCAAAGATTGAAGTTTTGTACAATTCCAATGTTGTTGAGATAACAGGTAAAGAGTTTGTTGAGGGAGTAAAGTTGGAGGATGGAAGAGAAATTTCCGTAGACGGTGTATTTGTTGAGATTGGTTCAATACCAGAATGTTGTTGTGCAAATGATCTTGGAATTGAAATAACTCAAAAAGGTTACATCCAAGTAGACGCTTCACAGAAAACTAATGTGGATGGAGTTTATGCTGCTGGGGACGTGACATCTGGGTCTAATGGATTTCAGCAAATTGTTACTGCTGCAAGTGAAGGAGTAATTGCAATAAAAAGTATTTTTGATGATATGGAAAAGTCAAAGGTGACGCTATGGAAAAAAGAATAA
- a CDS encoding thioredoxin family protein, translated as MEKRIKVIIISLMLIGTLLMAGCNEANPDKVLSESDKTEIKKMLANMDGKVDILLFTSASGCFSCSKTETLMKEFDQLSDKISLKVYDTDKNKDMATKYDIELVPAIVVIGKEDYGIKHYGFPGGKEFNPLLEAIISSSMEGPKVSEEIGKKINTISNPVEVKIFVTPTCPSCPDMVRGAYYYSLVSDKVSTVTIMSNEFEEYSKNYKINAVPTIVFNEGFSKEGPMAEETFVNYLVVSS; from the coding sequence ATGGAAAAAAGAATAAAAGTTATTATTATTAGTTTAATGCTAATCGGTACTTTGTTAATGGCAGGATGCAACGAAGCTAATCCCGATAAAGTACTTTCTGAATCAGATAAAACTGAAATAAAGAAAATGCTAGCTAATATGGACGGCAAAGTGGACATCTTATTATTTACATCAGCATCAGGCTGTTTCAGTTGCTCTAAAACTGAAACACTTATGAAAGAGTTTGATCAGCTTTCTGATAAAATATCACTGAAAGTTTATGACACTGATAAAAATAAGGATATGGCTACAAAATATGATATTGAATTAGTTCCAGCAATAGTTGTAATTGGAAAAGAAGATTATGGAATTAAACATTATGGATTCCCAGGAGGGAAGGAATTTAATCCACTCCTTGAAGCTATCATTAGCTCATCAATGGAGGGTCCAAAAGTATCCGAAGAAATTGGAAAAAAAATAAATACTATCAGTAATCCCGTTGAAGTAAAGATTTTTGTTACTCCAACTTGTCCTTCTTGCCCCGATATGGTAAGAGGTGCATATTACTATTCACTTGTTTCAGACAAAGTATCCACAGTTACGATTATGTCAAACGAGTTTGAAGAATACAGCAAAAATTATAAGATTAATGCAGTTCCAACAATAGTCTTTAATGAAGGATTTAGTAAAGAGGGACCAATGGCAGAGGAAACATTTGTCAATTATCTTGTAGTGTCTTCTTAG
- a CDS encoding thioredoxin family protein produces the protein MLILFAGCTSQPNTNTNNNTNNDNNQTNGTQTKTLYEQVAEEAICPCSTLFNLKDCKQYFPDCQYTLIVDATINNMISEGKTKDQILKAVDQYNTGIIEGKLNEFRRSQDENRVIVLYFKSSLCEICHEKEPVLDEIKEKYKEKIDIYEFDRINDGVIFDYFVVDRIPSIVFFDGKSRLNEVPFNNISVDGISSLLDFTLDKKK, from the coding sequence ATGCTAATATTATTTGCTGGCTGTACTTCTCAGCCAAACACGAACACAAATAATAATACGAACAATGATAATAATCAAACTAATGGAACTCAGACAAAAACACTTTACGAACAAGTAGCAGAAGAAGCTATTTGCCCATGCAGCACGCTTTTTAATTTAAAAGACTGTAAACAATATTTCCCAGATTGCCAGTATACCCTAATCGTTGATGCTACTATAAATAACATGATTTCCGAGGGTAAAACAAAAGACCAGATACTGAAAGCTGTTGATCAATACAATACTGGGATAATTGAAGGAAAATTAAACGAATTCAGAAGATCACAAGATGAAAATAGGGTAATAGTACTTTATTTCAAATCTTCACTTTGTGAAATATGCCATGAGAAAGAGCCAGTTTTAGATGAAATAAAGGAAAAATACAAGGAAAAGATTGATATTTACGAATTTGATAGGATAAATGACGGAGTAATATTCGACTATTTTGTTGTTGATAGAATCCCAAGTATAGTCTTTTTTGACGGAAAATCAAGACTTAATGAGGTTCCTTTTAACAACATCAGCGTTGATGGAATAAGTTCATTATTAGATTTTACATTAGATAAAAAGAAATGA
- a CDS encoding thioredoxin family protein → MKIVSIIAFIMAFVLLISGIYGLNIGPVSLEGRQYQQANQIGSYICLSCIGLTGSTVSHTLTDDTINRLKKIDYPVKIWVFTSNDCPTCPDAKAIILNFTVENPNISFEEIKLETQGQFFDTYAVSELPSVIFFNKDGIVLRKDNFVHKVVGIDKLQERVIEAIEMVS, encoded by the coding sequence ATGAAGATAGTTAGTATTATCGCCTTTATAATGGCGTTTGTACTTCTTATTTCGGGTATCTATGGACTCAATATTGGGCCAGTTTCGCTTGAAGGTCGGCAGTATCAACAGGCAAATCAAATTGGGTCTTATATTTGTCTATCCTGTATTGGTCTGACGGGAAGCACGGTCAGCCATACATTAACTGATGATACCATTAATAGATTAAAAAAAATCGATTACCCTGTTAAAATATGGGTTTTTACATCAAACGATTGCCCAACTTGCCCTGATGCAAAGGCCATAATACTTAATTTCACTGTTGAAAATCCCAACATATCTTTTGAAGAGATTAAACTTGAAACTCAAGGCCAATTTTTTGATACATATGCCGTATCTGAACTTCCCTCAGTTATTTTCTTTAATAAAGACGGTATTGTTCTAAGGAAAGATAATTTTGTACATAAGGTCGTAGGAATAGACAAATTGCAGGAGAGAGTAATAGAAGCAATTGAAATGGTGAGTTGA